From Sinorhizobium sp. RAC02, a single genomic window includes:
- a CDS encoding FAD-dependent oxidoreductase has product MTADAFPHLFQPLQIRGVRLKNRIMSSGHDTTLPTDGLVNDALIAYHAARALGGAGLIVSQVAGVHETARYTSHMLMAVSDDCIEGYRRLAEVCHAEGCALFSQLFHPGREIMEGGDGLLTVAYAPSVSPNERFRVMPRQLDQRMIDEIVAGYAAAARRMHAAGIDGVEFVASHGYLPAQFFNPRVNRRSDAYGGDLENRLRFAVDALSAMRAETSEDFVIGMRISTSERDEQGLTGDEALAICRRLEPLLDYVSLTAGTSASLGGAVHIVPPMAYRHAYLAGDAARFRQALTVPVFVTGRINQPQEAEAVLAGGSADVCGMTRAMICDPAMPGKAEAGHADDIRACIACNQACIGHFHRGVPISCIQHPETGRELEFGTLTPAARPKSVMVIGGGPAGLKAAAVAGSRGHHVTLYEGAPQLGGQALLAQQLPRRAEFGGIVTNLAHEVERANVRVVRGTRVDRVLVEAEKPDAVILATGAKPYRPDIEQDGSVQIVDAWQVLRREVKTGSRVVVADWRCDWIGPGIAELLTGEGCSVELAVNGTHAAELLPLYVRDNIAAELHRIGVRITPYARLYGCYGGTVYMQHTVSELPILFEEVDTLVLCLGHEPVDELGEMLRGLVPEVHIIGDSLAPRTAEEAVYEGLKVGASL; this is encoded by the coding sequence ATGACGGCAGACGCATTCCCCCATCTGTTTCAGCCGCTGCAGATCCGTGGCGTGCGACTGAAGAATCGCATCATGTCGTCCGGTCACGATACGACGCTGCCAACCGACGGACTGGTCAACGATGCGCTGATTGCCTATCACGCAGCGCGAGCGCTGGGCGGGGCGGGTCTGATCGTCAGCCAGGTGGCCGGCGTGCATGAGACGGCACGCTATACCTCGCACATGCTCATGGCGGTCAGCGACGACTGTATCGAGGGCTATCGACGGCTTGCGGAGGTCTGTCACGCCGAGGGATGTGCGCTGTTCTCGCAGCTCTTTCATCCCGGGCGCGAGATCATGGAGGGCGGCGACGGGCTTTTGACCGTTGCCTACGCGCCGTCCGTCTCGCCGAACGAGCGTTTTCGCGTGATGCCGCGGCAGCTCGACCAGCGCATGATCGACGAAATCGTTGCCGGCTATGCCGCCGCCGCGCGCCGCATGCATGCGGCTGGCATCGATGGCGTCGAGTTCGTCGCAAGCCACGGCTACCTGCCCGCCCAATTCTTCAATCCCCGGGTCAACCGCCGCAGCGATGCCTATGGCGGCGATCTGGAAAACCGGCTGCGCTTTGCGGTCGACGCGCTCTCGGCGATGCGTGCCGAGACGTCGGAGGATTTCGTCATCGGCATGCGCATCAGCACCAGCGAGCGCGACGAACAGGGGCTGACGGGCGACGAGGCGCTCGCCATCTGTCGCCGGCTCGAGCCGCTGCTGGATTATGTCAGCCTGACGGCCGGTACCTCCGCCTCACTCGGCGGGGCCGTGCACATCGTGCCGCCCATGGCCTATCGCCATGCCTATCTTGCCGGCGATGCCGCGCGGTTTCGCCAGGCCCTTACCGTTCCCGTCTTCGTCACGGGTCGCATAAACCAGCCGCAGGAGGCCGAAGCGGTCCTTGCCGGCGGTTCGGCGGATGTTTGCGGGATGACGCGGGCGATGATCTGCGATCCGGCCATGCCGGGCAAAGCCGAGGCGGGACATGCCGACGATATCCGCGCCTGTATCGCCTGCAACCAGGCCTGTATCGGCCACTTTCACCGCGGCGTGCCGATTTCCTGCATACAGCATCCCGAAACCGGGCGAGAGCTGGAATTCGGCACACTTACGCCGGCCGCACGGCCGAAATCCGTCATGGTGATCGGCGGCGGGCCGGCGGGCCTCAAGGCTGCGGCGGTTGCCGGCAGTCGCGGGCATCATGTGACGCTCTACGAAGGCGCACCGCAACTCGGCGGCCAGGCGCTGCTTGCCCAGCAGCTCCCTAGACGCGCCGAGTTCGGCGGCATCGTCACCAATCTCGCCCACGAGGTGGAGCGGGCCAATGTCCGCGTGGTGCGCGGCACGCGTGTGGATCGCGTGCTGGTGGAGGCGGAAAAGCCGGATGCGGTGATCCTCGCCACCGGCGCGAAACCCTACCGACCCGATATCGAGCAGGATGGCAGCGTCCAGATCGTCGATGCGTGGCAGGTGTTGCGCCGCGAGGTAAAAACCGGCAGCCGCGTCGTCGTCGCGGATTGGCGCTGCGACTGGATCGGTCCCGGCATTGCCGAACTGCTGACCGGCGAGGGGTGCAGCGTCGAGCTCGCGGTCAACGGCACCCATGCAGCCGAACTCCTGCCGCTCTACGTGCGCGACAACATCGCCGCCGAACTGCATCGCATCGGCGTGCGCATCACGCCCTATGCCCGCCTCTACGGTTGCTATGGGGGCACGGTCTACATGCAGCACACAGTGAGCGAGCTGCCGATCCTGTTCGAGGAGGTGGACACGCTGGTGCTCTGTCTTGGCCATGAGCCGGTGGACGAACTCGGGGAAATGCTGCGGGGCCTGGTGCCGGAAGTCCACATCATCGGCGATAGCCTCGCCCCCCGCACCGCCGAAGAGGCGGTCTACGAGGGGCTAAAGGTTGGCGCTTCGCTTTAA